The Pseudomonas azadiae genome contains a region encoding:
- a CDS encoding phytoene desaturase, whose translation MTDAKKAIVIGAGFGGLALAIRLQAAGVQTTLLEKRDKPGGRAYVYQDEGFTFDAGPTVITDPTAIEALFTAAGRRMADYVELLPVAPFYQLCWEDGSRFDYANDQAALDRQIAQFNPRDVAGYQRFLAYSKAVFHEGYLKLGAVPFLSFRDMIQAGPQLARLQAWRSVYAKVSSFIEDERLRQAFSFHSLLVGGNPFATSSIYTLIHALEREWGVWFPKGGTGALVNALVKLFEDIGGRVELNADVASIEVANDRATGVRLEDGRHFHADCVASNADVVHTYDRLLGAHPRGEQESTRLKGKRFSNSLFVIHFGLKRPQPQLQHHTVCFGPRYRALIQEIFKGKALAEDFSLYLHAPCITDPSLAPPGCSSHYVLSPVPHLGNAPIDWDVEGPRYRDRIFDYLEKHYIPGLREDLVTCRIFTPTDFQHELNAHLGSAFSLEPILTQSAWFRPHNRDARLGNVYLVGAGTHPGAGVPGVIGSAKATAGLMLEDLHP comes from the coding sequence ATGACCGACGCAAAAAAGGCCATCGTGATTGGCGCCGGATTTGGCGGGCTTGCCTTGGCAATCCGGCTCCAGGCTGCCGGCGTACAAACGACCTTGTTGGAAAAGCGCGACAAGCCCGGCGGCCGCGCTTACGTGTATCAGGATGAAGGGTTCACCTTCGACGCGGGCCCCACCGTGATCACCGACCCGACGGCGATCGAGGCGCTGTTCACTGCTGCCGGTCGAAGAATGGCGGACTACGTCGAACTGCTTCCCGTGGCGCCGTTCTACCAGTTGTGTTGGGAGGATGGCTCGCGTTTTGATTACGCCAATGACCAGGCGGCGCTGGATCGGCAGATCGCCCAGTTCAACCCACGTGACGTGGCAGGCTATCAACGCTTCCTGGCGTACTCCAAGGCGGTGTTCCACGAGGGCTATCTGAAGCTGGGCGCGGTGCCGTTCCTGTCGTTTCGCGACATGATCCAGGCCGGGCCGCAACTTGCCCGGCTGCAGGCCTGGCGCAGCGTGTACGCCAAGGTGTCGAGCTTTATCGAGGACGAGAGGTTGCGTCAGGCGTTCTCGTTTCACTCGCTGCTGGTGGGCGGCAATCCGTTTGCCACGTCGTCGATCTATACCCTCATTCATGCGCTTGAGCGCGAGTGGGGCGTGTGGTTTCCCAAGGGCGGCACTGGCGCGCTGGTGAACGCACTGGTCAAGCTGTTTGAGGACATCGGAGGGCGCGTTGAACTCAACGCCGACGTGGCCAGCATTGAGGTGGCCAATGACCGCGCCACCGGTGTGCGCCTTGAGGACGGACGACATTTCCACGCCGACTGCGTCGCCTCCAACGCGGACGTGGTGCACACCTACGACCGGTTGCTGGGCGCGCATCCGCGGGGAGAGCAGGAAAGCACTCGCCTCAAGGGCAAGCGCTTCAGCAACTCGCTGTTTGTGATTCACTTCGGGCTCAAGCGCCCGCAGCCGCAGTTGCAGCACCACACCGTGTGCTTCGGGCCGCGTTATCGCGCGCTTATCCAGGAGATCTTCAAGGGCAAGGCGCTGGCCGAGGACTTTTCGCTGTACCTGCATGCGCCTTGCATCACAGACCCAAGCCTTGCGCCACCGGGCTGCTCCAGCCACTACGTGCTGTCCCCGGTGCCGCACCTGGGCAATGCGCCGATTGATTGGGACGTCGAAGGGCCGCGCTATCGGGATAGGATTTTCGACTACCTCGAAAAACACTACATACCGGGGCTGCGCGAGGACCTGGTCACCTGCCGCATCTTCACGCCGACGGATTTTCAACACGAACTGAACGCGCACCTGGGCTCTGCATTTTCCCTTGAACCCATCCTTACGCAAAGCGCCTGGTTCCGCCCGCACAACCGCGACGCCAGGCTCGGCAATGTCTACCTGGTCGGCGCGGGCACGCATCCTGGCGCTGGCGTGCCCGGCGTGATTGGGTCCGCCAAGGCCACCGCCGGACTGATGCTGGAGGACCTGCACCCGTGA